A window of the Ogataea parapolymorpha DL-1 chromosome V, whole genome shotgun sequence genome harbors these coding sequences:
- a CDS encoding putative secreted protein, giving the protein MKIQNLAASLLSLAATVWAHDSHHEAHHDDPHGGPHGGPHGGPHWPPHPGYHHNTTLSTHSKPVPSHLPKPSPTAGGSFNDTHIIFKLTVPCSLGSGSLDWFSDISDTNYYGYHFLPEHFKGYHDREGSFSEIEIDVDGSGPTRLEVIISEKCKSPDDVIHVEIDATIVHSKPGYIGYFFLYTEEESGSHEKISTHLITGVATAAKQTPTAPPPAHTDPPEPTESPSHHDRKLPQGIKFTPVPTPTFKPHFKEHH; this is encoded by the coding sequence AAGATTCAAAACCTAGCCGCCTCACTATTGTCTCTCGCTGCTACCGTCTGGGCGCATGATTCTCATCATGAGGCCCATCATGATGACCCTCACGGGGGACCTCACGGGGGACCCCACGGGGGCCCTCATTGGCCTCCTCACCCTGGTTACCATCACAACACCACGTTGAGTACGCACAGCAAGCCTGTGCCTAGTCACTTGCCAAAGCCTTCACCAACTGCTGGCGGCTCCTTCAATGATACCCATATTATCTTCAAGCTCACTGTTCCATGTTCGCTTGGCTCTGGCAGTCTGGACTGGTTCAGCGATATTTCCGACACCAACTACTACGGCTACCATTTCTTACCGGAACACTTCAAGGGATACCACGACCGGGAAGGCAGCTTCTCAGAAATCGAAATTGATGTGGACGGATCAGGTCCTACAAGATTGGAGGTGATAATCAGCGAGAAATGCAAAAGTCCTGATGACGTCATCCATGTGGAAATCGATGCCACAATCGTTCACTCGAAGCCAGGTTATATTGGATACTTCTTCCTCTACACGGAGGAGGAGTCTGGAAGTCACGAAAAAATCTCCACTCACCTTATCACTGGAGTGGCCACCGCTGCCAAGCAGACCCCAACGGCGCCACCTCCAGCTCATACCGATCCTCCAGAGCCTACAGAGTCTCCTAGCCACCACGACCGTAAACTGCCACAAGGAATCAAGTTCACGCCGGTGCCAACCCCAACCTTTAAGCCACACTTCAAAGAGCACCATTAA
- a CDS encoding Peroxisomal membrane protein PEX2, which translates to MFPLVNPPNRVLQVDAKLLDNEIFDILSKQLNEAISNPKLPRFFQLLNSRYSDELRLALELFVFKVTIWNKNSSYGLLLQNLVMSDGGDRRRHTKSELSRLKKTALLSYLILSYLYKKLESHLYSLDDDDEEDRTKLHQFLHRIMAKLQKVLPTLQKWYAGLSLANFLAFLIHGQYPNLVNRVLRIRYKPLVSTQVSFASNPETISYEFQDRQLVWNTLTEFLVFIMPMLSMSKLSKSVVRLLQTDQKQDEKETIYRFLPERCCAICYQNTTRAGVADASIDEHLITNPFETSCGHVYCYVCLMAKLEDGDPWQCLRCGERVEFVRVFDGEPADYEPDSSDQESVSDYSDDSGSESDSSTGYSDKVDKVYN; encoded by the coding sequence AAACTGCCGcgctttttccagcttctcaactCCAGATACTCTGACGAGCTGCGACTGGCCTTGGAACTGTTTGTGTTCAAAGTGACAATATGGaacaaaaacagcagctaTGGTCTGCTACTCCAGAATTTGGTGATGTCGGACGGTggcgatcgacgcagacaTACCAAGTCGGAGCTTTCCAGACTCAAGAAGACCGCCCTTTTGTCGTATCTGATCCTGTCTTATCTGtacaaaaagctggagtCGCATCTGTACAGCCTagacgacgatgatgaggaagacCGCACCAAATTGCATCAATTTTTACACAGGATTATGGCCAAATTGCAGAAAGTTCTGCCTACGCTCCAGAAATGGTACGCCGGCCTTTCGCTTGCCAACTTTCTTGCTTTCCTGATCCACGGACAATACCCAAATCTTGTCAATAGAGTTCTTCGCATCAGGTACAAGCCACTCGTATCCACACAAGTCTCATTTGCGTCGAACCCGGAGACCATCTCGTACGAGTTCCAGGACAGACAGCTGGTCTGGAACACGCTGACGGAATTCCTCGTATTTATAATGCCGATGCTCTCAATGTCCAAGTTGTCCAAGTCAGTTGTGCGGCTGTTGCAGAcagatcagaaacaggaTGAAAAGGAAACCATCTACCGGTTCCTTCCCGAACGATGCTGCGCAATCTGCTATCAAAACACCACGCGTGCTGGTGTGgccgacgcgtcgatcgacgaaCATCTCATCACAAACCCATTCGAGACTAGTTGCGGCCACGTCTACTGCTATGTGTGTCTGATGGCAAAGCTTGAGGACGGAGATCCGTGGCAGTGTTTGCGGTGCGGCGAGCGCGTCGAGTTTGTGCGGGTGTTCGACGGCGAGCCTGCTGACTACGAGCCAGACTCCAGCGACCAGGAGTCGGTTTCGGACTACTCGGACGACTCTGGCAGCGAGTCGGATTCGTCTACTGGTTATTCAGATAAGGTCGATAAGGTCTATAATTAA